A single Fodinibius saliphilus DNA region contains:
- a CDS encoding DUF5686 and carboxypeptidase-like regulatory domain-containing protein encodes MEAKQFLLLFLLLPISVTIKAQHTISGTVSDAKTGETLPSTNILIEGTYKGTITNTDGNYSLSIPDSLLPATVIVRYLGYQSVRRKITSQSKKQQDFTLKPAITNMQEIVVTDEDPGIRIMREVIKRKKQWRRKLNTYEADAYTRQKISNDTSIVSITESVSEVFWDKEQGHREVLKSKRQTANIEAADNFAGVSYLPNFYDDNIKISGFKLVGVTHPDALNYYNFELIDQTSLDNQTVFEIKVTPKRKLQPLFKGMVYVIDKEYALAEVDLTPNDVVSFPFPVKSFNLAYEQQFNNFGKDFWLPVDVRIGGKIKISMVGLDFPLIQFNQLSRITNYKVNTSLPDSLYKKEDLFSVDSTTVSSDSLIYKQVDTVPLSAEEEEAYVTVDSTATLEEAFKPTGFLAQFMEEDENSNTGPFSFLGEVPGNISPDARYNRVDELFAGLKYNIKLTDRLRLDAKGGYSTGYKKWSYGGGLNLNWLQKEKVSAFVGAHYNAETTPRNKSRIYSPFYSSIPNLMGYKGYFDYFRSEGFRIFSSLKLPKDNLSITAGFNSKKHHSLITTTAYDITGRSDNYRANPPINEGRIQSIDITAGYNLDNAYNFGTTAQNFILFQIEHASDSFGSDFNFSRYNTQMGWSFPTFYQRRFMPNTLDINIQAGTYSGNLPTQKLGAIDVALSNTSPFGVMRASRGRPFEGKQYLALNIEHNFRTIPFEALGLRPLVERNIGLIAFGGVARTWPEWNSLKSPLAGFQPQGTEGTYWEAGASINGLFGVFRVDFAARLDEPAFLVNIGVARIF; translated from the coding sequence GTGGAAGCGAAACAGTTCTTATTACTTTTTCTATTATTACCAATAAGTGTCACAATAAAAGCACAACATACTATTTCGGGAACCGTAAGTGATGCAAAAACCGGTGAAACCCTACCTTCCACTAATATTCTTATTGAGGGCACTTATAAAGGTACTATCACCAATACTGATGGTAATTACTCATTATCAATTCCGGACTCGTTACTTCCCGCAACAGTTATTGTACGTTATCTCGGATATCAATCAGTTCGAAGAAAAATCACTAGCCAATCGAAAAAACAGCAAGACTTCACGCTAAAACCCGCCATAACGAATATGCAAGAGATCGTTGTAACTGATGAAGATCCCGGCATTCGAATTATGCGAGAGGTGATAAAACGTAAGAAACAGTGGCGCAGAAAACTTAATACCTATGAAGCAGACGCTTACACACGACAAAAAATATCTAACGACACAAGCATAGTATCCATCACCGAATCTGTTTCTGAAGTTTTCTGGGATAAAGAACAGGGGCATCGCGAAGTACTAAAGTCAAAAAGGCAAACGGCCAACATTGAAGCAGCTGATAATTTTGCCGGGGTTAGCTATCTGCCCAATTTTTACGACGATAACATTAAAATTTCAGGATTTAAACTCGTCGGTGTTACCCATCCGGATGCACTCAACTATTACAATTTTGAGCTTATTGACCAAACCTCTTTGGATAACCAAACAGTTTTTGAAATCAAGGTAACTCCCAAACGAAAACTACAACCTCTTTTTAAAGGTATGGTTTATGTCATTGATAAAGAATATGCCTTAGCTGAAGTAGATCTTACTCCCAATGATGTTGTAAGCTTTCCCTTCCCGGTAAAATCATTCAACCTCGCCTATGAACAACAGTTTAACAATTTTGGTAAAGATTTCTGGCTTCCGGTAGATGTACGTATTGGAGGAAAAATTAAAATATCAATGGTAGGTCTGGACTTTCCATTAATTCAATTTAACCAACTATCGCGTATTACAAACTATAAAGTAAATACCAGCCTACCTGATTCACTTTATAAAAAAGAGGATCTATTTAGTGTTGACAGCACTACCGTATCTTCCGACTCTCTCATCTACAAACAAGTTGATACAGTTCCATTATCTGCGGAGGAAGAAGAAGCCTATGTTACCGTTGACAGTACTGCTACCCTGGAAGAGGCTTTTAAACCGACTGGTTTTCTAGCACAGTTTATGGAAGAGGATGAGAACTCAAATACAGGTCCCTTTTCTTTTTTAGGTGAAGTGCCTGGTAATATTTCACCAGATGCTCGATATAACCGTGTGGATGAACTCTTTGCCGGCTTAAAATACAATATTAAGTTAACAGATAGGCTACGGTTAGATGCTAAGGGGGGATACAGTACAGGTTACAAAAAATGGAGCTACGGGGGAGGTCTTAACTTAAATTGGCTTCAAAAAGAAAAAGTATCCGCTTTTGTTGGTGCACACTATAATGCAGAAACCACCCCCCGTAACAAATCCCGGATTTACAGTCCTTTTTATTCTAGTATTCCAAACCTTATGGGCTACAAAGGCTATTTTGACTATTTCCGATCTGAAGGATTTAGAATATTTTCTTCTCTCAAGCTACCAAAAGATAACCTTTCGATTACTGCGGGCTTTAATAGTAAAAAACATCATTCACTAATTACTACTACTGCCTATGATATAACCGGACGTTCAGATAACTATCGTGCTAATCCACCTATCAACGAGGGCAGAATACAAAGCATTGATATCACAGCAGGATATAATCTGGATAACGCGTATAACTTTGGAACAACCGCACAAAATTTTATCCTTTTTCAAATTGAGCACGCATCGGATAGTTTTGGCAGCGACTTTAACTTTAGTCGGTACAATACGCAAATGGGTTGGTCGTTTCCCACATTTTACCAACGCAGGTTTATGCCTAACACCTTGGATATCAACATCCAAGCCGGTACTTACAGCGGAAATCTTCCTACACAAAAACTGGGTGCTATTGATGTCGCATTATCTAATACCAGCCCATTTGGAGTAATGCGTGCCAGCCGTGGGCGCCCATTTGAGGGGAAACAATATTTGGCATTAAATATCGAACATAACTTTCGTACTATTCCATTTGAAGCACTGGGACTGCGTCCACTAGTAGAACGTAATATAGGACTGATTGCTTTTGGGGGAGTCGCTCGCACCTGGCCTGAATGGAACAGTCTCAAATCTCCCTTAGCAGGGTTTCAACCACAGGGAACAGAAGGCACCTATTGGGAAGCCGGTGCATCTATTAACGGGCTATTTGGTGTATTTCGTGTTGACTTTGCTGCACGACTTGACGAACCGGCCTTTTTAGTAAACATTGGTGTGGCGCGCATATTTTAA
- a CDS encoding SPOR domain-containing protein: protein MKRIVIFLVTSSIAIGLLNACGPSEEEKQRREQARQDSLEQVRQQRLAEQRQDSIEQARQDSIAAAKKRERERNRIEFDSEGAFSVQVEAWRSKDKAQSQIQKWKDRGYENAYVVKYGKEETGNIWFRVRLGHLATKEMAQKLQDKLQRNHSEQSWISMTQDQSDTEE, encoded by the coding sequence ATGAAACGAATAGTAATTTTCTTGGTAACCTCCTCCATAGCTATCGGTTTACTTAATGCATGTGGACCTAGCGAAGAAGAAAAACAACGTCGTGAACAAGCTCGTCAAGATTCACTTGAACAAGTTAGACAACAACGACTGGCTGAACAGCGACAAGATAGTATTGAACAAGCACGTCAAGACAGTATAGCAGCTGCAAAAAAAAGAGAGCGCGAACGTAATCGTATTGAATTTGACAGCGAAGGTGCTTTTTCAGTTCAGGTTGAGGCGTGGAGATCAAAAGACAAGGCACAATCACAAATCCAAAAATGGAAAGACCGAGGCTATGAAAATGCCTATGTCGTGAAATATGGTAAAGAAGAAACCGGAAACATTTGGTTTAGAGTTCGACTGGGACATCTGGCTACAAAAGAGATGGCTCAAAAACTACAGGATAAACTTCAGCGAAATCATAGTGAACAGTCTTGGATTTCAATGACCCAAGACCAATCTGATACCGAGGAATAA
- a CDS encoding ABC transporter permease, with amino-acid sequence MTELLSTSFLFRFDLNFSLLRASEHNIIGTKLHKKSPPWYLLLFAVLIAIGVLLPLVYLLIRAFGASPEMLNNVVFRMRNLRLLGNTLLLTVGVLVLDAMIALPLAYLSVRCKVKARRLITLLGVLPLAIPGYVMAYAVLGLGGFNGSVNAWVGWNFPRISGFAGSLVVLTLCTFPYLYLNLRTALLGLDQSIEEVSRSLGHDAKSTFIKIILPQLKPAFLAGALLISLHVIGDFGTVSLMRFETFSYALYLQYIAAFDRIYAAWLALMLLGLTTAALVLEYKLLKKAIYYRLGRGAAKTKTYLRLGPWKYPAYIFVVVLFVISVFLPVSSIMHWLTQSAFTSVASDLYHAFLNSVKASAPAAVLTTLMALPLAYIGVRYKTKLSNPIERVAYLGYATPPLAFALAFVFFSLQVSTVLYQSLFLLVFAYSLHFLAEAIGPVRSALYQAPPQYEEAAQSLGYSSVKSFFKVTLPLLRGGIIASAALVFLSAMKELSITFLLSPIGFDTLALNVWSYTGEAMFAEAAPFALTILLFSSLFVGLLFSKELKT; translated from the coding sequence TTGACGGAGTTGCTATCGACCTCTTTTCTATTTAGATTTGATCTAAATTTCTCTCTTCTCAGAGCATCAGAACACAATATCATAGGCACAAAACTACATAAAAAATCTCCTCCTTGGTATTTACTGCTATTTGCAGTACTCATTGCAATAGGCGTACTATTACCACTGGTATACTTATTGATTCGTGCATTTGGGGCTTCACCCGAGATGTTAAATAATGTGGTATTCCGGATGCGGAATCTACGTCTGCTCGGGAATACTTTATTATTGACAGTAGGGGTATTAGTACTGGATGCGATGATCGCTCTACCGCTTGCATACCTTTCAGTACGATGCAAAGTAAAAGCTCGAAGGTTAATTACGTTATTGGGAGTTCTACCTCTGGCTATTCCCGGTTATGTTATGGCATATGCTGTTTTGGGGCTGGGAGGGTTTAATGGTAGTGTTAACGCTTGGGTTGGCTGGAACTTTCCTCGAATTAGTGGGTTTGCGGGATCATTGGTAGTATTGACGCTTTGTACCTTCCCGTACCTGTATTTGAATTTGCGTACTGCTCTGCTTGGTCTCGATCAGTCGATCGAGGAAGTATCTCGATCGTTGGGGCACGATGCGAAATCTACCTTTATCAAAATTATTTTACCACAACTTAAACCCGCTTTCTTAGCTGGGGCATTGCTTATTAGTTTACATGTTATCGGAGATTTTGGTACTGTTTCACTGATGCGTTTTGAGACATTTAGTTATGCTTTGTACTTGCAATACATTGCAGCTTTTGATCGCATATATGCAGCATGGCTGGCACTGATGTTGTTAGGGTTGACTACGGCAGCGTTGGTTTTGGAATATAAACTACTTAAGAAAGCGATATATTATCGTTTGGGAAGGGGGGCGGCCAAAACAAAAACCTATTTAAGGTTAGGCCCCTGGAAATACCCCGCTTATATTTTTGTTGTTGTACTATTTGTGATATCTGTATTTCTACCGGTATCCTCTATTATGCATTGGTTAACCCAGTCTGCTTTTACCTCAGTAGCAAGTGACCTGTACCATGCATTCTTAAATTCAGTAAAAGCTTCTGCACCGGCAGCTGTTTTAACAACGTTAATGGCCCTGCCTTTAGCTTATATTGGGGTGCGATACAAAACAAAATTAAGTAATCCTATAGAGCGAGTTGCATACTTAGGATATGCTACACCACCTCTAGCGTTTGCTTTGGCTTTTGTGTTCTTTTCACTTCAGGTATCTACAGTTTTATATCAATCGTTATTTTTACTTGTTTTTGCCTATTCCTTGCACTTTTTGGCCGAGGCAATTGGGCCGGTACGTAGTGCTTTATACCAAGCACCTCCGCAATATGAAGAAGCAGCACAATCGCTGGGATACTCTTCGGTTAAGTCATTTTTTAAGGTTACTTTACCACTATTACGCGGTGGAATTATTGCATCCGCAGCTTTGGTTTTCTTATCTGCAATGAAAGAGTTGTCGATAACGTTTCTTTTATCTCCAATAGGGTTTGATACACTTGCCCTTAACGTATGGTCGTATACAGGGGAGGCTATGTTTGCAGAGGCAGCTCCCTTTGCACTAACAATTTTATTATTTTCATCCCTCTTTGTAGGGTTGTTATTCTCGAAAGAGTTAAAAACATGA
- a CDS encoding alpha/beta hydrolase has product MDGQISEIPDTLSKLDGFLKNHESAYDLKPGTEAQIIWANPSKVQQTEYAIVYLHGFRASHPEGDPVHKAIAQKTGCNLYLSRLAEHGIKSEHPLINLTEESLLQSAKFSFEIGKRIGKKIILMGTSTGGSLALYLASQEMLKKRISSLILYSPLIQFFGIKQQLLTNTSVRKFLALIPGKKHLITNSNSTYAEDRIWNKKYALGGALSLGAFVQHNMQKKLFKRIDHPVFVGYYFKNKNEQDTVVSVKAIKKMIKHLDSRTELTRTVNFPDAKSHVICSSLLSKSVGDVIDDTYQFLKDVGTHRPTETN; this is encoded by the coding sequence ATGGATGGTCAGATATCAGAAATTCCAGACACCCTATCTAAGCTTGATGGCTTTTTAAAAAATCACGAGTCGGCTTATGATTTAAAACCAGGGACAGAGGCACAAATCATTTGGGCAAATCCTTCCAAAGTTCAACAAACCGAATATGCCATTGTATACCTACATGGCTTTCGAGCTTCACATCCGGAAGGAGATCCAGTTCACAAAGCAATAGCCCAAAAAACAGGCTGTAACTTGTATTTAAGCAGGTTGGCCGAACACGGAATAAAAAGCGAGCATCCTCTTATCAATCTTACTGAAGAATCACTACTACAATCAGCGAAATTTTCCTTTGAAATTGGTAAGCGTATCGGGAAAAAAATTATCCTCATGGGAACCTCTACCGGGGGAAGCCTGGCCCTTTACTTGGCCTCACAAGAGATGCTCAAAAAACGTATTTCTTCTCTCATTTTATATTCTCCTTTAATTCAATTCTTTGGAATTAAACAACAGTTGTTAACCAATACTTCAGTACGAAAATTTCTTGCCCTGATACCCGGGAAAAAACATTTAATAACTAACTCGAACTCAACCTATGCCGAAGATCGAATCTGGAATAAAAAATATGCGTTAGGGGGTGCTTTAAGTCTTGGAGCCTTTGTACAACACAATATGCAAAAAAAGCTATTTAAAAGGATAGATCACCCTGTTTTTGTTGGCTATTATTTTAAAAATAAGAACGAACAGGATACTGTGGTTTCTGTTAAAGCCATTAAAAAAATGATCAAACACCTTGATTCTCGCACAGAATTGACCCGCACAGTTAACTTCCCAGATGCTAAAAGCCACGTAATTTGCAGCTCATTACTATCGAAATCAGTTGGAGATGTTATCGATGACACTTATCAATTTCTCAAAGACGTTGGGACTCATAGGCCTACAGAAACAAACTAA
- a CDS encoding STAS domain-containing protein gives MKNFKINHREVRDYDVLELSGELDAHTASQLENSLKKLIDNKKHHIIVNCEDLDYIASAGLGVFMAYIEDVRSLGGDIKLTNMNPKVYNVFDLLGFPTLYDILESEADAIGKFENNEQK, from the coding sequence ATGAAAAATTTTAAGATTAACCACAGAGAAGTTCGCGATTACGACGTACTCGAACTTAGTGGCGAGCTGGATGCTCATACAGCTTCACAACTTGAAAACTCGCTTAAAAAGCTGATTGATAATAAAAAGCATCACATCATCGTAAATTGCGAAGATTTAGATTATATAGCCAGTGCAGGCCTTGGAGTATTTATGGCTTATATAGAGGACGTCCGTAGTCTAGGGGGAGATATCAAACTCACAAACATGAACCCCAAAGTTTATAATGTATTTGACCTACTCGGCTTTCCCACTCTCTACGATATTTTAGAATCAGAAGCAGATGCCATTGGTAAGTTCGAAAACAACGAACAGAAATAG
- a CDS encoding ABC transporter ATP-binding protein produces the protein MMKDLLTVENLSKAFGESGPVVDSLDFEVKEDEIFALLGPSGCGKTTCLRLIAGFERADEGVVKVDGHLLESPKQHIAPQDRGIGFVFQDYALFPHLSVIDNVAFGLTDIPKHKREVYAEEVLCRTGMGDYKDRNPSELSGGQQQRVALARAIAPKPKLVLLDEPFSNLDAMLRDSMRKEVRSILKKAGMSALLVTHDQEEALSFADRIAVMNDGKIEQIGTPEEVYYNPKTKFVAQFLGRTNLFHAEANGSQEVATTLGPMHLDCDACGRVLCSIRPEHLTLEEATDQKPENIGTVIGRDFKGHDITYHVLLKGKKYLVHTDNRVLFEPGDAVVVKPLESAVILEGEN, from the coding sequence ATGATGAAAGATTTATTAACAGTAGAAAATTTAAGTAAGGCCTTTGGTGAAAGTGGGCCCGTGGTAGATTCTCTTGACTTTGAAGTGAAAGAGGATGAGATATTTGCCCTTTTAGGTCCCAGTGGGTGCGGTAAAACAACATGTTTGCGTTTAATTGCTGGTTTTGAGCGGGCTGATGAAGGGGTGGTAAAGGTTGATGGTCATTTGTTGGAATCTCCCAAACAACATATAGCTCCCCAAGACAGAGGTATTGGATTTGTTTTTCAAGATTATGCCCTGTTTCCACATTTATCGGTAATAGATAATGTTGCTTTTGGCTTAACAGATATACCAAAGCATAAGCGCGAGGTATATGCCGAAGAGGTGCTTTGTAGAACCGGAATGGGTGACTATAAAGATCGTAATCCCAGTGAGCTTTCTGGAGGACAGCAACAACGAGTAGCATTGGCGCGTGCTATTGCGCCTAAGCCCAAATTGGTTCTATTGGATGAGCCATTTTCAAACCTTGATGCTATGTTACGTGATTCTATGCGTAAAGAAGTTCGTAGTATTCTTAAAAAAGCTGGCATGAGTGCCTTGCTAGTCACCCATGATCAGGAAGAAGCACTCTCATTTGCTGATAGGATTGCTGTTATGAATGACGGGAAGATTGAACAAATTGGGACCCCCGAAGAGGTTTATTATAATCCTAAAACAAAGTTTGTTGCACAGTTTTTAGGACGAACTAATCTTTTCCATGCTGAAGCAAATGGAAGCCAAGAAGTTGCTACCACACTGGGACCCATGCATTTAGACTGTGATGCCTGTGGGCGGGTACTCTGTTCTATTCGCCCTGAGCATTTAACGTTGGAAGAAGCGACAGATCAAAAGCCTGAAAATATAGGTACGGTAATAGGAAGAGATTTTAAAGGTCACGATATTACCTATCATGTTTTGCTCAAAGGTAAAAAGTATTTGGTCCACACCGATAATCGAGTGCTTTTTGAACCCGGTGATGCTGTTGTAGTAAAGCCGCTTGAGTCTGCTGTGATTCTGGAAGGTGAAAATTAA
- a CDS encoding ATP-binding protein yields the protein MSKSSTYSITVKASTEHLSEVRAFVAEHASEFGFAPQDVDDIRLAVDEAYTNIIKHAYKNDQEKSVDIELGYNSQKFWVSLLDTGDAFDPSAYSKPDVRQKIKEKKRGGVGVYLIRKLMDDVEYETKGSVNEIRMTKKR from the coding sequence TTGTCAAAATCATCTACATATAGTATTACTGTAAAAGCATCGACCGAGCATTTGTCCGAGGTACGCGCCTTTGTTGCTGAGCATGCCTCGGAATTTGGTTTTGCTCCTCAAGATGTTGATGATATACGTCTAGCTGTTGATGAAGCTTATACCAATATTATTAAACATGCCTATAAAAATGATCAGGAAAAATCTGTAGATATAGAGCTTGGATACAATAGTCAAAAATTTTGGGTTTCACTTCTGGATACCGGAGATGCCTTTGATCCCAGTGCTTACTCAAAGCCGGATGTTCGGCAAAAAATTAAGGAAAAGAAGCGCGGTGGAGTAGGCGTTTATCTTATTAGAAAACTGATGGATGATGTTGAATATGAGACTAAGGGATCGGTAAATGAAATTCGGATGACCAAAAAAAGGTAA
- a CDS encoding SpoIIE family protein phosphatase codes for MSSSSFQNDDRQSRFEIKTLLETSRMLIESQDMDFVLNNLLLITMGKLMVSKGMILIYQPATNNYKVSKSKGKGCPKEGKTLSFDWDHNIKEQSVIRCGVSDFEMPEIIEGDKHCTLFNLQTSNNHIGFLCLGSKGNKKELSEHEIEFIESLSIISSVAIANSRMFTELRRINRMLDRKVYELNTLFDLSKDFNIMVDRDEIVRIFKFAMLGQMLIRKFFFVLENESERKMVARSGIEGELSAKEIDKLFALEDDLVEVDQKLAQRIPFLKTNEIKAVIGLQFQSEQIALVGVGARANEEEYSSSDYNFLRSLGNLAVLSIQKTFLLEERIEKERIEEELNIAKSIQQGLLPDPIPNTDKLDIAAKNISSYQVGGDYFDILKVPSDELLFAIGDVTGKGIPAALLMANLQAMLHVLLPIDISLSKASAQINDIIHQNTPSNKFITFFWGIFNPDSLMFRFVNAGHNPPVWLKKGKQKPEELQEGGLILGAMPTMTPYEEQTIQLSQDDILVFYTDGVTEAMNEDETEEFGEQRLLNCIKENRSKSATDIQKSIIEKVQAFSHDVQYDDITLIILKVN; via the coding sequence TTGAGTAGCTCTTCTTTTCAAAATGATGATCGCCAATCGCGATTTGAAATAAAAACCCTGCTTGAGACCTCACGCATGCTTATAGAGTCTCAGGACATGGATTTTGTCCTTAATAATCTGTTGCTGATTACGATGGGAAAATTGATGGTAAGCAAGGGAATGATCCTTATCTATCAGCCAGCCACCAATAACTACAAAGTTTCCAAATCTAAAGGCAAAGGATGCCCCAAAGAAGGTAAGACGCTCTCATTCGACTGGGACCATAATATTAAAGAGCAGTCTGTTATTCGTTGCGGGGTAAGCGATTTTGAAATGCCGGAAATAATCGAAGGTGATAAACATTGCACCCTTTTTAACCTACAGACCAGTAATAATCATATTGGGTTTCTTTGTCTGGGCTCTAAAGGAAACAAAAAAGAACTGAGTGAGCACGAAATTGAGTTTATTGAGAGCTTATCCATTATTTCATCGGTGGCTATTGCAAACTCGCGCATGTTTACAGAACTACGTCGCATAAATCGTATGCTTGACCGCAAGGTATATGAGCTAAATACCCTGTTCGATCTCAGCAAGGATTTTAACATCATGGTGGACCGGGATGAGATCGTCCGGATTTTTAAATTTGCGATGCTGGGTCAGATGTTAATTCGAAAATTTTTCTTCGTTCTTGAAAATGAAAGCGAACGGAAAATGGTAGCCAGAAGTGGCATCGAAGGAGAATTATCAGCAAAAGAAATTGACAAACTTTTTGCCTTAGAAGATGATTTAGTTGAGGTTGACCAAAAGTTGGCACAAAGAATTCCCTTTTTAAAAACCAATGAAATTAAGGCAGTTATTGGCCTTCAGTTTCAAAGCGAACAGATCGCCCTTGTAGGGGTAGGGGCACGTGCCAATGAAGAAGAATACTCCAGCTCTGACTATAATTTTTTACGCTCTTTAGGAAACCTGGCCGTACTTTCCATCCAAAAAACCTTCTTGCTTGAAGAACGGATAGAAAAAGAACGGATTGAAGAAGAACTCAACATTGCGAAAAGTATTCAACAGGGCCTGCTACCAGACCCTATTCCAAACACTGATAAGCTTGATATCGCGGCGAAAAACATTTCTTCATATCAAGTTGGAGGAGATTATTTTGACATCCTGAAAGTACCCTCTGATGAACTTCTGTTTGCTATTGGAGACGTCACAGGAAAGGGAATTCCTGCAGCATTATTGATGGCAAACTTACAGGCCATGTTGCATGTTCTGCTTCCGATCGATATCTCTCTTAGCAAAGCCTCAGCTCAGATTAATGATATTATTCACCAAAATACACCCAGTAATAAATTTATCACTTTCTTTTGGGGCATCTTCAACCCTGACAGCCTAATGTTTCGCTTTGTTAATGCTGGTCATAACCCTCCAGTATGGCTCAAAAAAGGAAAGCAGAAACCGGAAGAGCTGCAAGAAGGAGGCCTAATATTGGGAGCAATGCCTACCATGACTCCCTATGAAGAACAAACAATTCAACTATCACAAGACGATATTCTTGTTTTTTATACCGATGGCGTAACGGAAGCAATGAATGAAGATGAAACAGAAGAGTTTGGCGAACAGCGGTTACTCAATTGTATTAAAGAAAACCGATCAAAGTCTGCAACTGATATTCAAAAAAGTATTATTGAAAAAGTACAAGCCTTCTCGCATGATGTTCAATATGACGATATTACCCTGATCATACTGAAAGTTAATTAA
- a CDS encoding GlsB/YeaQ/YmgE family stress response membrane protein, whose translation MDFILLLIIAAICGAIGQSIAGYSLGGCLISTVVGFIGALIGKWLAAKMGLTYIIPVEINGEMFPIIWSILGSALFAVSIGIFAKGREYLKK comes from the coding sequence ATGGATTTTATATTACTACTTATTATTGCTGCTATTTGTGGCGCTATTGGGCAAAGTATTGCAGGTTATTCTTTAGGCGGATGTCTCATTTCAACGGTAGTTGGTTTTATTGGGGCATTAATCGGCAAGTGGCTTGCTGCCAAGATGGGATTGACCTACATAATACCGGTAGAAATTAATGGAGAGATGTTTCCAATTATTTGGTCGATCCTGGGATCGGCACTTTTTGCTGTTAGCATAGGAATCTTTGCAAAAGGAAGAGAATATCTTAAAAAATAG